In Crassostrea angulata isolate pt1a10 chromosome 6, ASM2561291v2, whole genome shotgun sequence, a genomic segment contains:
- the LOC128190368 gene encoding uncharacterized protein LOC128190368 has translation MKILAVQLLASIAVFSSISFSQKDKEVKGHTNYLLFDKKINVEEIIRIGETKSVTVRENAEEKESNKSQLSSFLTEISNAFKLNNDMFQSKGLQWFNNTDNSTGTAFVCGPEGAHLNITWKPKVISTEKSVQIYLDLVYPIDFKEGLARIDVYRKGIPNPVFSIDEGITCTDINNWVPLIRCPIKRGNGFRISFKYSETQLQPAGSYIVLLKIFSYAAKPPPLFACLNFSLQIESSKHMSATQTPQIISKTSEDIV, from the exons ATGAAAATCCTAGCTGTACAACTGTTGGCATCTATAGCTGTTTTCAGCAGTATCTCCTTCTCACAAAAGGACAAAGAAGTAAAAGGACACACAAACTATCTTCTATTCgacaaaaaaatcaatgtcGAAGAGATTATACGAATAGGCGAGACAAAAAGTGTAACAGTGAGAGAGAATGCTGAGGAAAAGGAATCCAATAAATCTCAGCTGTCTTCTTTTTTAACGGAAATATCCAATGCCTTTAAATTGAATAATGATATGTTCCAATCAAAAGGTTTACAGTGGTTCAATAATACTGATAACAGCACAGGAACAGCATTTGTTTGTG GACCAGAAGGTGCTCATCTGAACATAACATGGAAACCAAAAGTCATCAGTACCGAAAAATCAGTCCAGATATACCTGGATCTTGTTTATC CCATCGATTTTAAGGAGGGTCTCGCCCGCATAGATGTCTATAGAAAGGGTATACCCAACCCAGTTTTCTCTATTGATGAAGGGATAACCTGCACTGACATCAATAATTGGGTCCCACTTATAAGATGTCCTATAAAAAGAGGGA atgGTTTCCGCATATCGTTTAAGTACAGCGAAACACAATTACAACCTGCT GGGTCTTATATCGTTTTGTTGAAGATCTTCAGTTACGCTGCTAAACCTCCACCACTGTTTGCTTGTTTGAACTTTAGTCTACAGATTGAATCATCAAAGCATATGTCCGCCACTCAAACACCTCAAATCATTTCTAAGACTTCAGAAGATATTGTTTGA